In the genome of Populus nigra chromosome 9, ddPopNigr1.1, whole genome shotgun sequence, one region contains:
- the LOC133703613 gene encoding uncharacterized protein LOC133703613, whose product MEGEERAHCDAHFQEELESLKASVARLTSLLEQTLRNASGEGPSNRPAIFVQPPATVQLEETMSEHGHEPPHNPAFVHSMPPAPTPTVIDAFANKSHKTKSSDNIDKMAALEARIRAIERVDLYDPVRAVEMCLVPNVVVPKKFRVPEFIKYIGTQCPTTHLKSYCNKMAEVVHDEKLLMHFFQDSLSGAALNWYMRLDNTKIQRWKDLVDAFVKQYKYNMDITPDRTSLSNLEKRDMESIREYAQRWRDLAAQVHPPLLDKEMVTLFANTLKDPYYEHVIGSSAQQFTDAVAVAERIEQGVKSGRISASVEKRGFEDKKKEVDYVESGYRGRKNPFQNYHTPSPSPQISNINLSPTFLTRKPKPQTKHQRVQEQLPPLPLPLNEMYQKLLSIGHIAPEPLTPLQPPYPNWYKPDLTCEYHAGAAGHNIHTCSAFKKRLMHLIKAGWITFEGTPNVSSNRLPNHASGTGSVNALEVECSENLKALMARARCEKGNVHSQG is encoded by the coding sequence ATGGAAGGTGAAGAGCGTGCTCACTGTGACGCCCATTTCCAAGAAGagttagaatctctgaaagcaAGCGTGGCTCGCCTCACTAGCTTACTTGAGCAAACACTTAGAAATGCCTCTGGTGAAGGTCCTTCCAACCGGCCTGctatttttgttcaacctccAGCAACAGTTCAACTCGAAGAAACAATGAGTGAACATGGTCATGAACCTCCACACAATCCAGCTTTTGTGCACTCAATGCCACCAGCACCAACCCCCACAGTCATAGATGCATTTGCCAATAAGTCCCACAAGACCAAGTCATCTGATAACATTGATAAGATGGCAGCGCTAGAAGCCCGAATCAGAGCCATTGAGAGGGTAGACTTGTACGATCCAGTACGAGCAGTAGAAATGTGCTTGGTCCCAAATGTGGTTGTCCCGAAGAAATTTCGTGTTCctgaatttatcaaatatattggGACACAATGCCCCACAACTCATCTCAAATCCTACTGTAACAAAATGGCAGAAGTAGTACATGATGAAAAACTACTGATGCATTTTTTCCAAGATAGCTTAAGTGGGGCGGCATTAAACTGGTACATGAGATTGGACAACACCAAGATCCAAAGATGGAAAGACTTGGTGGATGCTTTTGTCAAGCAATACAAGTATAATATGGACATCACTCCTGACAGAACCAGTTTGTCCAACTTAGAGAAAAGGGACATGGAAAGCATAAGGGAATATGCTCAAAGGTGGAGAGACCTAGCTGCTCAAGTACATCCTCCACTCCTGGATAAAGAGATGGTCACTCTATTTGCCAACACGCTCAAAGACCCATACTACGAGCATGTGATTGGTAGTTCGGCCCAACAATTTACTGACGCTGTGGCAGTAGCTGAACGCATAGAGCAAGGAGTAAAGAGTGGTAGAATCTCTGCATCTGTGGAGAAAAGAGGCtttgaagataaaaagaaagaggttgACTATGTTGAAAGTGGATATAGGGGTAGGAAGAACCCATTCCAGAACTATCACACTCCATCCCCTTCACCCCAAATTTCTAACATCAATCTCAGCCCTACATTCCTCACAAGAAAACCTAAGcctcaaaccaaacaccaaagaGTCCAAGAGCAACTACCTCCATTACCGTTGCCCTTAAATGAGATGTACCAAAAGCTACTGAGCATCGGGCATATAGCTCCAGAACCTTTGACACCTTTGCAACCACCTTACCCCAACTGGTACAAGCCTGACCTCACTTGCGAGTACCATGCTGGTGCTGCGGGACACAACATTCATACTTGCAGTGCCTTCAAGAAGAGGCTCATGCATTTGATTAAAGCTGGATGGATAACCTTCGAAGGAACTCCAAACGTGAGTTCGAACCGTTTACCCAATCATGCTTCAGGTACCGGATCGGTGAATGCATTGGAGGTGGAATGCTCCGAAAACCTCAAAGCACTGATGGCAAGAGCAAGGTGTGAAAAAGGAAATGTGCACTCTCAAGGATAG